The proteins below come from a single Danio aesculapii chromosome 25, fDanAes4.1, whole genome shotgun sequence genomic window:
- the LOC130219219 gene encoding deformed epidermal autoregulatory factor 1 homolog, with translation MSITVSPSGQISTSGTLSFERSASGETASIISDSPAAADVYTNTTVLTTLPALAVVPQQAVVQSKAPPAATLLNGLETGEQRTWLYLEEMANTLLNNVQQLKVLIAQAKQASQSGAHAAISLEKNSSGRKESFQSPFSLTEEPEGKITEIIIKHTCVNCGREASSECTGCHKVHYCSGFCQRKDWKEHQLNCCQPNTSVSIQEDTQMELEKGKV, from the exons TTACAGTGTCTCCGTCTGGTCAGATCAGCACATCAGGAACACTGAGTTTCGAACGATCGGCGTCAGGAGAAACAGCCTCCATCATCTCTGACAGCCCTGCAGCCGCTGACGTCTACACTAACACCACCG TGTTGACCACTCTTCCAGCGCTGGCGGTGGTTCCTCAGCAGGCCGTGGTTCAGTCTAAAGCTCCTCCGGCCGCGACGTTACTGAACGGGCTGGAGACGGGCGAGCAGCGCACATGGCTGTACCTGGAGGAGATGGCGAACACCCTGCTCAATAACGTCCAGCAGCTCAAAGTCCTCATCGCACAAGCCAAACAAGCCAGTCAGAGCGGAGCACACGCTGCCATCAGCCTGGAGAAAAACAGCAGCGGCAGGAAAGAG TCCTTTCAGAGTCCGTTTTCACTCACTGAAGAACCTGAGGGAAAAATCACAGAAATCATCATTAAA CACACGTGTGTAAACTGCGGTCGAGAGGCATCCAGTGAGTGCACAGGCTGCCATAAAGTTCATTACTGCTCCGGCTTCTGTCAGCGAAAG GACTGGAAGGAGCATCAGCTGAACTGCTGTCAGCCGAACACATCCGTCAGCATTCAGGAGGACACGCAGATGGAGCTGGAGAAGGGGAAGGTCTAG